One Candidatus Omnitrophota bacterium genomic window carries:
- a CDS encoding glutamate synthase subunit beta has protein sequence MVDTKRFLKIKREASSYREVCERVKDYREVAVLRPEEKSKDQSSRCMDCGVPFCHWGCPIGNYIPEWNDLMFRGQWKKAIDVLGATNNLPEITGRICPAPCEYACVLGINDDPVTIREDELDIIEYAFKEGGLKPNPPKKRTGKKVAVIGSGPSGLACADQLNKAGHKVTVFEKDDKIGGILRYGIPDFKLDKSVLDRRIKIWKKEGIEFKTSADVGADYKTSKLKKDFDVIVLAGGSRFPRDLKIPGRELGGIHFAMDFLVQSNNRVSGIKVPSGKLIDAKGKKVVVIGGGDTGADCVGTAHRQGASCIVQIELLSQPPECRTKDFPWPKYPMLLKTTTSHQEGGERYWSVSTKKFEGAGGKVKKLSCVKVEIGRDDKGCMMIKDVPGSGFEIEADLVVLALGFMHPEKGLISQLGVELDPRGNVKTDEHYLTSVKDVFAAGDMRRGQSLIVWAISEGRRAAHSIDKYLMGSTRLPAI, from the coding sequence ATGGTTGATACAAAGAGATTCCTGAAAATAAAACGGGAGGCCTCATCTTACCGCGAGGTATGCGAGCGCGTAAAGGATTACAGAGAGGTGGCTGTCCTGCGCCCGGAGGAGAAGTCGAAAGACCAGAGCTCTCGCTGCATGGACTGCGGAGTGCCGTTCTGCCATTGGGGCTGCCCGATCGGGAATTATATACCGGAGTGGAACGACCTGATGTTTCGCGGCCAATGGAAAAAGGCAATAGACGTCCTGGGCGCGACGAATAACCTGCCCGAGATAACCGGCAGGATCTGCCCGGCACCGTGCGAATACGCGTGCGTCCTCGGGATAAACGATGACCCTGTCACTATACGGGAAGACGAGCTCGATATTATAGAATATGCTTTCAAAGAGGGAGGGCTCAAGCCCAACCCGCCGAAAAAACGCACCGGCAAGAAAGTCGCCGTCATAGGTTCCGGACCGTCAGGCCTTGCCTGCGCCGACCAGTTGAATAAAGCCGGGCATAAAGTCACGGTATTCGAGAAGGACGACAAGATAGGCGGAATACTGCGCTACGGCATACCCGATTTCAAGCTCGACAAATCCGTCCTCGACAGGCGCATAAAGATATGGAAGAAAGAGGGGATAGAATTCAAGACATCCGCTGATGTAGGCGCCGATTATAAAACGTCCAAACTGAAGAAGGATTTCGACGTGATCGTGCTTGCCGGCGGGAGCCGCTTCCCGCGCGACCTCAAGATACCCGGCCGCGAGCTGGGCGGAATACATTTCGCGATGGATTTCCTCGTCCAGTCGAATAATAGGGTTTCCGGAATCAAGGTACCTTCCGGAAAGCTCATCGACGCGAAGGGTAAGAAGGTTGTCGTTATCGGCGGCGGTGACACAGGCGCTGACTGCGTAGGCACCGCGCACAGGCAGGGCGCGTCATGCATCGTCCAGATAGAGCTCTTGTCCCAGCCTCCGGAATGCCGCACAAAGGATTTTCCGTGGCCGAAATATCCGATGCTTTTGAAGACAACTACGAGTCATCAGGAGGGCGGCGAACGCTATTGGTCGGTCTCGACCAAGAAGTTTGAGGGCGCCGGCGGAAAGGTCAAGAAACTTTCCTGCGTAAAGGTCGAGATAGGCCGTGACGATAAAGGCTGCATGATGATAAAAGACGTCCCGGGAAGCGGATTTGAGATAGAAGCGGACCTTGTCGTCCTCGCGCTCGGGTTTATGCACCCCGAGAAAGGGCTCATCTCACAGCTCGGCGTCGAGCTCGACCCGCGCGGGAACGTAAAGACCGACGAGCATTATCTTACCTCGGTAAAAGATGTCTTCGCCGCAGGCGATATGAGGAGGGGCCAGTCGCTCATCGTCTGGGCCATCTCCGAAGGCCGCCGCGCCGCCCACTCCATCGACAAATACCTCATGGGCTCCACCCGCCTGCCGGCCATTTGA